One segment of Pseudomonas pohangensis DNA contains the following:
- a CDS encoding lipopolysaccharide kinase InaA family protein, with protein MQADVKALLKLPREEAFRQWLGLAGEWVEEPNIRRGGESGVKRVMTTEGKMLYRKQQVGHIYRPWHHPFGYPTAMREQQVLLACADLHVTVPVLVYADCRKVGGVWHALLVTEALDGFSSLEDCYARGDEQRWGEDLHLRILHEVGCTLARFNKGRFEHGCLRMKHVFVRVGEKIEVALIDLEKSRKSFSAVRAARHDIGQMKRHCDWNTAQWQSFLSGFEETFGADYKKI; from the coding sequence ATGCAAGCTGACGTGAAAGCACTGTTGAAACTGCCGCGTGAAGAGGCCTTCAGGCAATGGCTCGGCCTGGCCGGCGAGTGGGTAGAGGAGCCCAATATCCGCCGTGGCGGAGAGAGCGGCGTGAAACGGGTGATGACCACCGAAGGCAAAATGCTCTACCGCAAACAGCAGGTCGGCCACATTTACCGCCCCTGGCACCATCCTTTCGGCTATCCGACGGCCATGCGCGAACAACAAGTGCTGCTCGCTTGCGCAGACCTGCATGTCACGGTTCCCGTTCTGGTTTACGCCGATTGCCGCAAAGTCGGCGGCGTCTGGCATGCGTTGCTGGTAACCGAGGCGCTCGATGGTTTCAGCAGTCTGGAAGACTGCTACGCACGCGGTGATGAGCAACGCTGGGGGGAGGATCTGCATCTGCGCATCCTGCACGAAGTCGGCTGCACGCTGGCACGCTTCAACAAGGGCCGCTTCGAGCACGGATGCCTGCGCATGAAGCATGTCTTTGTGCGGGTAGGCGAGAAAATCGAAGTGGCACTGATCGATCTGGAGAAAAGCCGCAAGAGTTTCAGCGCAGTGCGCGCCGCCCGTCATGACATAGGCCAGATGAAACGCCACTGCGACTGGAATACCGCCCAGTGGCAGTCCTTCCTCAGTGGCTTCGAAGAGACTTTCGGCGCTGACTACAAAAAAATCTGA
- a CDS encoding class 1 fructose-bisphosphatase: MSRVTLSRYLIEQTRSHNTPADLRFLIEVVARACKAISYTVSKGALGGVLGSMGTENVQGEVQKKLDVLSNEILLEANEWGGHLAGMASEEMDNAYQIPGQYPKGAYLLVFDPLDGSSNIDVNVSVGTIFSVLRCPDSNGCTGDLGDDAFLQAGTEQVAAGYAIYGPQTMLMLTLGNGVKGFTLDREMGSFVLTHDHIQVPESTAEFAINMSNQRHWEAPVKRYVDELLAGKTGPLGKNYNMRWIAAMVADVHRILTRGGVFMYPRDDREADKPGKLRLMYEANPMSFIIEQAGGMSTNGYQRILDIKPTSLHQRVAVFLGSREEVERITGYHQA; this comes from the coding sequence ATGTCCCGCGTCACCCTGAGTCGCTATCTGATCGAGCAGACCCGCAGCCATAACACCCCGGCCGATCTGCGCTTCCTTATCGAAGTGGTTGCGCGCGCCTGCAAGGCTATCAGCTATACCGTCTCCAAGGGGGCTCTGGGTGGTGTTCTTGGCAGCATGGGCACCGAGAATGTACAGGGTGAGGTGCAGAAGAAACTGGACGTGCTGTCCAATGAAATCCTGCTGGAAGCCAATGAATGGGGAGGCCACCTGGCCGGGATGGCCTCGGAGGAAATGGACAATGCCTACCAGATTCCCGGGCAGTACCCCAAAGGTGCCTACCTGCTGGTCTTCGACCCACTGGACGGCTCCAGCAACATTGATGTCAACGTTTCGGTAGGAACCATTTTCTCGGTACTGCGCTGCCCCGACAGCAACGGTTGTACCGGGGATCTGGGCGACGACGCCTTTCTGCAGGCCGGCACCGAGCAGGTTGCCGCCGGCTATGCCATCTACGGCCCGCAGACCATGCTGATGCTGACCCTCGGCAACGGTGTGAAAGGCTTCACGCTGGATCGGGAGATGGGCTCGTTCGTGCTGACCCATGACCATATCCAGGTGCCTGAAAGCACCGCCGAATTCGCCATCAACATGTCCAATCAGCGTCACTGGGAAGCCCCGGTGAAGCGCTATGTGGACGAACTGCTGGCAGGCAAAACCGGCCCTCTGGGCAAGAACTACAACATGCGCTGGATTGCCGCCATGGTGGCCGATGTCCACCGCATCCTGACCCGCGGCGGCGTCTTCATGTATCCGCGGGATGATCGTGAAGCCGACAAACCGGGCAAACTGCGCCTGATGTACGAAGCCAACCCGATGTCGTTCATCATCGAACAGGCCGGTGGCATGTCAACCAACGGCTATCAGCGCATCCTCGACATCAAACCCACCTCGCTGCACCAGCGTGTAGCCGTATTTCTCGGCTCCAGAGAAGAAGTCGAACGCATCACTGGCTACCATCAGGCCTGA
- the bamE gene encoding outer membrane protein assembly factor BamE domain-containing protein, with protein MVKRSMIVICALMTLAACSKVNQENYAKLSAGMSKAEVENLLGSPADCSGAVGLTSCTWGNEKTGISVQFAADKVVIFSGNGLK; from the coding sequence ATGGTTAAGCGTTCAATGATTGTTATATGCGCCTTGATGACACTGGCTGCCTGCAGCAAGGTCAATCAGGAAAATTACGCCAAGCTTTCCGCCGGCATGAGCAAGGCAGAAGTGGAAAACCTGCTTGGCAGCCCTGCCGACTGTTCCGGAGCGGTCGGCCTCACCAGCTGCACCTGGGGCAACGAAAAAACCGGCATCAGCGTGCAGTTTGCCGCTGACAAAGTGGTGATTTTTTCGGGCAACGGGCTGAAGTAA
- a CDS encoding ABC transporter permease has protein sequence MNLYAIRAIYLFELARTWRTLMQSIATPVISTSLYFVVFGSAIGSSIVQIQGVSYAAFIVPGLIMLALLTESISNAAFGIYMPKYSGTIYELLSAPVSYMEIVIGYVGAAATKSVILGLIILLTARLFVSFEIVHPLWMLTFLLLTAITFSLFGFIIGIWADGWEKLQIVPALIVTPLAFLGGSFYSIDMLPPLWQKITLLNPVVYLISGFRWSFYGVADVDVGISLGMTLGFLLLCLAGVWWIFRTGYRIRH, from the coding sequence ATGAATTTGTATGCGATTCGCGCCATCTATCTGTTCGAGCTGGCACGCACCTGGCGTACGTTGATGCAGAGCATCGCCACGCCGGTGATTTCCACCTCGTTGTACTTCGTGGTGTTCGGCTCGGCCATCGGCTCCAGCATCGTGCAGATTCAGGGCGTCAGTTACGCGGCCTTCATCGTGCCGGGGCTGATCATGCTGGCACTGCTGACCGAGAGCATTTCCAATGCCGCTTTCGGCATCTATATGCCGAAGTATTCGGGCACCATCTACGAGCTGCTGTCGGCGCCGGTGTCCTACATGGAAATTGTCATCGGTTATGTTGGTGCGGCAGCAACCAAGTCGGTGATTCTCGGCCTGATCATTCTGCTCACGGCACGCCTGTTCGTCAGTTTCGAGATAGTGCATCCGCTGTGGATGCTGACGTTCCTGCTGTTGACGGCGATTACCTTCAGCCTGTTCGGCTTCATCATCGGTATCTGGGCCGATGGCTGGGAAAAATTGCAGATAGTCCCGGCGCTGATCGTCACGCCGCTGGCGTTTCTCGGCGGCAGTTTCTACTCGATCGACATGCTGCCGCCGCTCTGGCAGAAGATAACTCTGCTCAATCCGGTGGTGTACCTGATTAGCGGTTTCCGCTGGAGCTTTTACGGTGTTGCCGATGTTGATGTGGGTATCAGCCTGGGCATGACCCTGGGCTTTCTGCTGCTGTGCCTGGCTGGCGTCTGGTGGATATTCCGCACGGGATACCGCATCCGGCACTGA
- a CDS encoding ABC transporter ATP-binding protein: MQSVISVERLNKTYASGHKALQDINLQICQGEIFALLGPNGAGKTTLISIICGIVNPGTGSVKVAGKDILEDYRGARSQIGLVPQELVNDVFETVWATVRFSRGLFGKPANPAYLEQLLKDLSLWEKKDAKIFELSGGMKRRVMIAKALSHEPAILFLDEPTAGVDVELRRDMWAMVRNLRERGVTIILTTHYIEEAEQMADRIGIISGGRLILVEEKARLMRQLGKKQLTIQLKEALPELPPALASYALELGADGHELIFTFDIQNEQSGIAELLKALAAHGIDFRDLHSSQSSLEEIFVNLLRAR, translated from the coding sequence GTGCAATCGGTTATTTCGGTCGAACGGCTGAACAAGACTTATGCCTCCGGGCACAAGGCATTGCAGGACATCAATCTGCAGATTTGCCAGGGTGAAATATTTGCCCTGCTCGGACCTAATGGTGCCGGCAAGACCACGCTGATCAGCATTATCTGCGGCATCGTCAACCCCGGCACGGGCTCGGTGAAGGTGGCTGGCAAGGATATCCTCGAGGACTACCGTGGCGCGCGCTCACAGATCGGTCTGGTGCCGCAGGAACTGGTTAACGATGTCTTCGAAACCGTTTGGGCCACCGTGCGCTTCAGTCGCGGGCTGTTCGGTAAGCCGGCGAATCCGGCCTACCTTGAGCAGTTGTTGAAAGATCTGTCCCTGTGGGAGAAGAAGGACGCCAAGATTTTCGAGCTTTCCGGCGGCATGAAGCGGCGGGTGATGATTGCCAAGGCGCTGTCCCATGAACCCGCCATCCTCTTCCTCGATGAGCCGACTGCCGGCGTCGATGTCGAGTTGCGACGTGATATGTGGGCTATGGTGCGTAACCTGCGTGAGCGCGGGGTAACCATCATTCTGACCACGCATTACATCGAGGAAGCCGAACAGATGGCCGATCGTATCGGCATCATTTCTGGAGGCCGGCTGATTCTTGTCGAGGAAAAGGCCCGCTTGATGCGCCAGCTGGGCAAGAAGCAGCTGACCATCCAGCTCAAGGAGGCACTGCCGGAGTTGCCGCCGGCCCTGGCGAGCTATGCCCTCGAACTGGGTGCAGACGGTCACGAACTGATTTTTACCTTCGACATCCAGAACGAGCAGAGCGGGATTGCCGAATTGCTCAAGGCATTGGCAGCGCATGGCATCGACTTCAGGGACCTGCACTCCAGCCAGAGTTCGCTGGAAGAAATTTTCGTCAACTTGCTGAGGGCGCGCTGA
- a CDS encoding cytochrome b: MQWRNSPEGYGLLSILLHWLIAAAVFGMFGLGLWMVDLDYYSSWYQTAPDLHKSIGLCLFALMLLRLLWRVLSPPPAPLASHAPRIQRASKAAHWLLYAGLFALMLTGYLISTADGRAISVFGWFEVPASLTSIPDQEDVAGEVHTWLAWALVILAGLHALAALKHHFIDRDTTLTRMLGRTGH, from the coding sequence ATGCAATGGAGAAACTCCCCTGAAGGTTATGGGCTGCTGAGCATCCTGCTGCACTGGCTCATTGCTGCAGCCGTGTTCGGCATGTTTGGCCTGGGGTTATGGATGGTCGATCTCGACTATTACAGCAGCTGGTACCAGACCGCACCCGATCTGCACAAAAGCATCGGCCTGTGCCTGTTCGCGCTGATGCTGCTGCGCTTGCTGTGGCGCGTACTGAGTCCGCCGCCGGCACCGCTGGCCAGTCATGCCCCGAGGATACAAAGGGCCAGCAAGGCCGCACATTGGCTGCTGTATGCCGGACTGTTCGCCCTGATGCTCACGGGTTATCTGATCTCTACCGCTGACGGACGCGCTATCAGCGTGTTTGGCTGGTTTGAAGTGCCGGCCAGCCTGACCAGCATACCGGACCAGGAGGATGTCGCCGGCGAGGTGCATACCTGGCTTGCCTGGGCACTGGTAATCCTTGCCGGACTGCATGCGCTGGCGGCACTGAAACATCACTTCATCGACCGCGACACCACCCTCACCCGCATGCTCGGTCGCACCGGGCACTAG